The Chryseobacterium geocarposphaerae genome has a window encoding:
- a CDS encoding DUF1579 domain-containing protein, producing the protein MKNLLFAACTAFLFIACDKVKMDVKTEKTEEWKPVDSATATKAWMDFATPGDMHKMLAKSDGAWNGANTTWMENGAKPMTSTSEATNKMIFDGRYQISEHKGNFMGMPFEGMSITGYDNAKKKFVSTWIDNMGTGIMNMEGEWNVSTKSIEFKGKMTDPARPGKDCDVREVYTFVDDNTQKLEMYGPDSKTGKEFKTMEIIFTRKK; encoded by the coding sequence ATGAAGAATTTATTATTTGCAGCCTGCACTGCTTTTCTGTTTATTGCTTGTGATAAAGTGAAAATGGATGTAAAAACTGAGAAAACCGAAGAATGGAAACCTGTAGACTCTGCAACGGCAACCAAAGCATGGATGGATTTTGCAACCCCGGGAGATATGCACAAAATGCTGGCTAAATCTGACGGAGCATGGAACGGAGCCAATACGACCTGGATGGAAAATGGTGCAAAACCAATGACAAGTACCTCTGAAGCTACTAATAAAATGATCTTCGATGGACGTTATCAGATAAGTGAACATAAAGGAAACTTTATGGGAATGCCTTTTGAAGGAATGAGTATCACAGGTTATGATAATGCCAAAAAGAAATTCGTAAGCACCTGGATCGACAATATGGGAACAGGAATTATGAATATGGAGGGCGAATGGAATGTTTCAACAAAATCTATTGAATTTAAAGGGAAAATGACCGATCCGGCAAGACCGGGAAAAGATTGTGATGTAAGAGAGGTTTATACTTTCGTAGATGACAATACCCAAAAACTGGAAATGTACGGCCCGGATTCAAAGACCGGAAAAGAGTTTAAAACGATGGAAATAATATTTACCC